One genomic window of Haloarcula limicola includes the following:
- a CDS encoding uracil-xanthine permease family protein: MSSDDRDDFEEVEQDVAPEGPGVGDEPSAAGFVEYGIEDRPPRGESMLLGVQHYLTMIGASVAIPLGLAGAMGMFEAAPGQVGRLIGTFFVVSGIATLAQTTIGNRYPIVQGGTFSMLAPGLAIVGVLAQQGADWQTMLVELQGAVIVAGVVEVLIGYTGVMGKLKRYMGPVVIAPVIALIGLALFNVPQIANPNFAAPGTGQNWWLLGLTMFAIVVFSQYLDKRHRAFKLFPVLLGIAFAWGVAAVLSVTGVFAEGSVSYVALGSVTSAPLLQPIYPFQWGLPQFTPGFIVGMFAGMLASVVESFGDYHSVARIAGRGAPSAKRIDHGIGMEGVGNVFAGIMGTGNGCTSYTENVGAIAITGVASRYVVQIGAAVMILVGYFGPMGELFATIPAPIIGGLYMVMFGQIAAVGLSQLKYVDLDANRNVFIVGFALFAGLAVPEYMSQVGQGLEASGATALQQGLAGVPVLGAVLGTDVVATTLFVVGGTGMVVGGLVAFVLDNTIPGTREERGLSAWAELTEDDEEFVSALDRLRGRGGDRPPVSSDD, encoded by the coding sequence ATGAGCTCTGACGACAGGGACGACTTCGAGGAGGTGGAGCAGGACGTCGCGCCGGAGGGACCGGGCGTCGGCGACGAGCCGTCGGCCGCCGGGTTCGTCGAGTACGGCATCGAAGACAGGCCGCCGAGGGGCGAGTCGATGCTGCTGGGCGTCCAGCACTACCTGACGATGATCGGCGCGTCCGTCGCGATCCCGCTCGGTCTCGCGGGCGCGATGGGGATGTTCGAGGCGGCACCGGGACAGGTCGGTCGCCTCATCGGGACGTTCTTCGTCGTCTCCGGCATCGCGACGCTGGCCCAGACGACCATCGGCAATCGCTACCCCATCGTGCAGGGCGGGACGTTCTCGATGCTCGCGCCGGGGCTGGCCATCGTCGGCGTCCTGGCGCAGCAGGGGGCCGACTGGCAGACGATGCTCGTCGAGTTACAGGGCGCGGTCATCGTCGCCGGCGTCGTCGAAGTGCTCATCGGTTACACCGGCGTGATGGGGAAGCTCAAGCGGTACATGGGACCGGTCGTTATCGCACCGGTCATCGCGCTCATCGGCCTCGCGCTGTTCAACGTCCCGCAGATCGCGAATCCGAACTTCGCCGCGCCCGGGACCGGCCAGAACTGGTGGCTGCTCGGTCTCACGATGTTCGCCATCGTCGTCTTCTCGCAGTACCTCGATAAGCGCCACCGGGCGTTCAAGCTGTTCCCGGTGCTGCTCGGCATCGCCTTCGCGTGGGGCGTCGCCGCCGTGCTCTCGGTGACGGGCGTCTTCGCCGAGGGGTCGGTGAGTTACGTCGCGCTCGGGAGCGTCACGAGCGCGCCGCTGCTCCAGCCGATCTATCCCTTCCAGTGGGGCCTCCCGCAGTTCACGCCCGGCTTCATCGTCGGGATGTTCGCCGGGATGCTCGCCTCCGTCGTCGAGAGCTTCGGCGACTACCACTCGGTCGCCCGCATCGCCGGGCGGGGCGCGCCGAGCGCGAAGCGCATCGACCACGGCATCGGCATGGAGGGCGTCGGCAACGTCTTCGCCGGAATCATGGGCACCGGCAACGGGTGTACGTCCTATACGGAGAACGTCGGCGCGATCGCCATTACCGGCGTCGCCTCCCGATACGTCGTCCAGATCGGCGCGGCGGTGATGATTCTCGTCGGCTACTTCGGTCCGATGGGAGAGCTGTTCGCGACCATTCCCGCGCCGATCATCGGCGGGCTCTACATGGTTATGTTCGGCCAGATCGCCGCCGTCGGCCTCTCGCAGTTGAAGTACGTCGACTTAGACGCCAACCGCAACGTCTTCATCGTCGGGTTCGCCCTCTTCGCCGGTCTCGCCGTCCCCGAGTACATGAGCCAGGTCGGACAGGGACTGGAGGCCTCCGGGGCGACGGCGCTTCAGCAGGGCCTCGCCGGCGTCCCGGTGCTCGGGGCGGTACTGGGGACCGACGTCGTGGCGACGACGCTGTTCGTCGTCGGCGGCACCGGGATGGTCGTCGGCGGCCTCGTCGCGTTCGTCCTCGACAACACTATTCCCGGCACCCGCGAGGAGCGCGGACTCAGTGCGTGGGCCGAGCTCACGGAGGACGACGAGGAGTTCGTCTCGGCGCTCGATCGACTGCGGGGTCGCGGCGGCGACCGACCGCCCGTCTCCAGCGACGACTGA
- a CDS encoding AIR carboxylase family protein: MTAENVQSLIDQLHEEAQMDRPNDLTPDVSIVMGSDSDLPTMAGGKGKRPGAYAALADELGFEEQTDFTDAPDARFTFETFVVSAHRTPDLMYAYAETAEARGLDVIVAGAGGKSADLPNMTASIAYPLPVVGVPVQEKSVDSVIGMPQGAPITAVDAGKSFNAALTAAQILSRQHGELRDRLVEYHEGLQEEVGDASRDLHELGTPGFKEEYWE, translated from the coding sequence ATGACCGCAGAGAACGTCCAGTCGCTCATCGACCAGCTACACGAGGAAGCGCAGATGGACCGGCCGAACGACCTGACGCCCGACGTGAGCATCGTGATGGGGTCCGATTCCGACCTCCCGACGATGGCCGGCGGCAAAGGCAAGCGTCCCGGTGCGTACGCAGCGCTCGCCGACGAGCTGGGCTTCGAGGAACAGACCGATTTCACCGACGCCCCGGACGCCCGCTTCACCTTCGAGACGTTCGTCGTCTCCGCCCATCGGACGCCGGACCTGATGTACGCCTACGCCGAGACGGCCGAAGCCCGCGGTCTCGACGTCATCGTCGCCGGTGCTGGCGGCAAGTCGGCGGACCTCCCGAACATGACCGCGAGCATCGCCTACCCGCTCCCGGTCGTCGGCGTCCCCGTCCAGGAGAAGTCCGTCGACTCGGTCATCGGGATGCCACAGGGCGCGCCCATCACCGCCGTCGACGCCGGCAAGTCGTTCAACGCCGCGCTCACGGCGGCGCAGATCCTCTCGCGTCAACACGGCGAGCTGCGCGACCGACTCGTGGAGTACCACGAGGGGCTACAGGAGGAAGTCGGCGACGCGTCTCGGGATTTGCACGAACTCGGGACGCCGGGATTCAAAGAGGAGTATTGGGAGTAG
- a CDS encoding NADH-quinone oxidoreductase subunit A → MSNPWIAIGALAVVGLAIPVSMMTVSSLIRPRVPEQGKTATYESGEVPTGSSQEIKFNIQYYMVALLFVVFDIETVLIFPWTVIYRDAVGAVGMSKILLPMVAFIGVLVVGLGWAWRNGAVRWVRSPRATKGADTYE, encoded by the coding sequence ATGAGTAATCCATGGATCGCCATCGGGGCACTCGCGGTCGTGGGGCTCGCCATTCCCGTCAGTATGATGACGGTGTCGAGTCTCATCCGTCCGCGCGTTCCCGAACAAGGCAAAACGGCTACCTACGAGTCCGGCGAGGTGCCGACCGGCAGCAGCCAAGAGATCAAGTTCAATATCCAGTACTACATGGTCGCGCTGCTGTTCGTCGTCTTCGACATCGAGACTGTCCTCATCTTCCCGTGGACGGTCATCTACCGCGACGCGGTCGGTGCGGTCGGTATGTCGAAGATTCTGCTGCCGATGGTCGCGTTCATCGGCGTGCTCGTCGTCGGTCTCGGTTGGGCGTGGCGAAACGGCGCAGTTCGGTGGGTGCGCAGCCCGCGCGCCACCAAGGGGGCAGACACATATGAGTAG
- a CDS encoding NADH-quinone oxidoreductase subunit B yields the protein MSSDKTPPAVEDVSTQEARMGEGADDRFNSTLREAFGSTPFILTKFDKFMNWVRGSSMFMLQFGIACCSIEMISTYAIKHDLDRFHAGVPRASPRQADVIVVPGTIVSKFAPRMKRVYDQMPEPKFVVSMGSCTISGGPFQEGYNVIKGAEEVIPVDIHVPGCPPRPEALIYGIAKLQERIANGESSPVTVKPYELEQFGDLEQDELVQKLADDIDEDDLVMRYNWDDSP from the coding sequence ATGAGTAGTGACAAAACACCACCGGCGGTTGAGGACGTATCGACGCAGGAAGCCCGAATGGGTGAGGGCGCAGACGACCGATTCAACTCGACGCTGCGAGAGGCGTTCGGGTCGACGCCGTTCATCCTGACCAAGTTCGACAAGTTCATGAACTGGGTCCGGGGTTCCTCGATGTTCATGCTGCAGTTCGGGATCGCCTGTTGCAGCATCGAGATGATCAGCACCTACGCTATCAAACACGACCTCGACCGCTTCCACGCGGGGGTCCCGCGCGCGTCGCCGCGACAGGCCGACGTCATCGTCGTCCCGGGGACCATCGTCTCGAAGTTCGCCCCCCGGATGAAGCGCGTCTACGACCAGATGCCCGAGCCGAAGTTCGTCGTTTCGATGGGCTCCTGTACCATCTCCGGCGGCCCGTTCCAGGAGGGGTACAACGTCATCAAGGGCGCCGAGGAGGTCATCCCGGTCGACATCCACGTCCCCGGGTGCCCGCCCCGCCCCGAGGCGCTCATCTACGGCATCGCCAAGCTCCAAGAGCGCATCGCGAACGGCGAATCCTCGCCCGTGACGGTCAAACCGTACGAACTCGAACAGTTCGGTGACTTAGAGCAGGACGAGCTCGTCCAGAAACTCGCCGACGACATCGACGAGGACGACCTCGTGATGCGGTACAACTGGGACGATTCGCCATGA
- a CDS encoding NADH-quinone oxidoreductase subunit D: MSLEKPTPGTTSEVGVTDDGLDYDALADLLGGHVLDRETHVNAEGFVIRPDEVQEVLSTLKTEAGFDHCACVTAQEYDDRYESIYHLRKYDDPTQELSIVVPSPKDDPHNESAARVYSTADWHEREAYDLVGIDYDDHPDLRRILLPETWQGHPLSQDYNQDQPQIVTLRENANPLQDDHRSADDPDTMFVNIGPHHPATHGVLHVKTVLDGEQIADIESDIGYLHRCEEQMCQNGTYRHQIMPYPDRWDYVSAGILNEWAYARAAEDLADIEVPEYAQVIRTMSAELCRIAAHMLALGTFALDVFGDFTATFQYAFRDREVIQNILEDLTGQRLMFNYMRLGGVAWDLPEPREEFFEKTRDFLDDMPHKLEEYHDLITGNEVFQMRCVDTGVLSPDQVKQYGATGPVARASGVDYDLRRDDPYGYYDELDWNVVTEEGGDNFSRVLVRMREVEESARIIEQCVDLLEQWPEDEREIQANVPRTLRPDPDREIYRAVEGAKGELGIYIRSDGTDKPARFKIRSPCFSNLQTLPEMSQGEYIPDMIASLGSLDIVLGEVDR, encoded by the coding sequence ATGAGCCTGGAGAAACCCACACCCGGCACGACGAGCGAAGTCGGCGTCACCGACGACGGTCTCGACTACGACGCGCTGGCCGACCTACTCGGCGGCCACGTGCTCGACCGCGAGACCCACGTCAACGCCGAGGGGTTCGTCATCCGGCCCGACGAGGTGCAGGAGGTCCTCTCGACGCTGAAGACCGAAGCCGGCTTCGATCACTGTGCCTGCGTCACGGCACAGGAGTACGACGACCGTTACGAGTCGATCTATCACCTCCGGAAGTACGACGACCCCACGCAGGAGCTGTCGATCGTCGTCCCCTCGCCGAAGGACGACCCCCACAACGAGTCGGCCGCCCGCGTCTACTCGACGGCCGACTGGCACGAGCGCGAGGCCTACGACCTGGTCGGCATCGACTACGACGACCACCCGGACCTGCGGCGCATCCTCCTGCCCGAGACGTGGCAGGGTCACCCGCTGAGCCAGGACTACAATCAGGACCAACCGCAGATCGTCACGCTGCGCGAGAACGCCAACCCGCTGCAGGACGACCACCGCAGCGCGGACGACCCGGACACGATGTTCGTCAACATCGGTCCGCACCACCCGGCAACCCACGGCGTCCTGCACGTGAAGACGGTGCTCGACGGCGAGCAGATCGCCGACATCGAGTCCGACATCGGCTACCTCCACCGCTGCGAGGAGCAGATGTGTCAGAACGGGACCTACCGGCACCAGATCATGCCGTATCCCGACCGGTGGGACTACGTCTCCGCCGGTATCCTCAACGAGTGGGCGTACGCGCGCGCAGCCGAGGACCTCGCCGACATCGAGGTGCCCGAGTACGCGCAGGTTATCCGGACGATGTCCGCCGAGCTGTGCCGTATCGCGGCGCACATGCTCGCGCTCGGGACGTTCGCGCTGGACGTCTTCGGCGACTTCACCGCCACCTTCCAGTACGCGTTCCGCGACCGCGAAGTCATCCAGAACATCCTCGAAGACCTCACCGGCCAGCGCCTGATGTTCAACTACATGCGCCTCGGCGGGGTCGCCTGGGACCTGCCGGAGCCGCGCGAGGAGTTCTTCGAGAAGACTCGGGACTTCCTCGACGACATGCCGCACAAGCTGGAGGAGTACCACGACCTCATCACGGGTAACGAGGTCTTCCAGATGCGGTGTGTCGACACCGGCGTTCTCTCTCCCGACCAAGTCAAGCAGTACGGCGCGACGGGCCCCGTTGCACGCGCGTCGGGCGTCGACTACGACCTGCGCCGCGACGACCCCTACGGCTACTACGACGAGCTCGACTGGAACGTCGTCACCGAGGAGGGCGGCGACAACTTCAGTCGCGTCCTCGTCCGCATGCGCGAAGTCGAGGAGTCGGCTCGCATCATCGAACAGTGCGTGGACCTCCTCGAACAGTGGCCCGAAGACGAACGCGAGATACAGGCCAACGTCCCCCGGACGCTGCGTCCGGACCCGGACCGGGAGATCTACCGCGCCGTCGAGGGGGCGAAGGGCGAACTCGGCATCTACATCCGCTCGGACGGCACGGACAAACCCGCTCGCTTCAAGATCCGTAGCCCGTGCTTCTCGAACCTCCAGACGCTACCGGAGATGTCCCAAGGCGAGTACATCCCGGACATGATCGCCTCGCTCGGTAGCCTCGACATCGTGCTCGGGGAGGTCGACCGCTGA
- a CDS encoding complex I subunit 1/NuoH family protein codes for MQSAPLPETLAELLGLDPNNTLVMIVMSLIGAALIGSLMMTNTALAGPWAKRKITAAFTDRIAVNRIGPFGLGTIPADAVRLLSKELIVPEGVDRPAWDLAPLIIASTALLGFAVIPMGSGLHLADPEVGLAYVFATASMASIGLIMAGYASNNKYSFLGGLRAVAQNIAYEIPLILTGASVVIFAGSLQMSEIVAAQTQPLIGPLPSWYAFVNPFAFVLFMIANLAEVGRNPFDIPEAPTEIVAGYQTEYSSVYFVLIYLGEFIHIFLGGAIIATIFLGGPAGPGPASLGFIWFMVKIWGVFLFTQWARSAIPRVRIDQLIEIGWKGMLVLSLANLLLTAVIVGVIA; via the coding sequence ATGCAATCGGCCCCGCTTCCGGAGACGCTGGCGGAACTGCTCGGCCTCGACCCGAACAACACGCTGGTCATGATCGTGATGAGCCTCATCGGAGCGGCCCTCATCGGGTCGCTGATGATGACGAACACGGCGCTGGCCGGCCCGTGGGCGAAGCGGAAGATCACCGCCGCGTTCACCGACCGCATCGCCGTCAACCGCATCGGCCCGTTCGGCCTGGGCACCATCCCGGCCGACGCGGTCCGCCTGCTCTCGAAGGAACTCATCGTTCCCGAGGGCGTCGACCGACCCGCGTGGGACCTCGCGCCACTCATCATCGCCAGCACGGCGCTGCTCGGGTTCGCGGTCATCCCGATGGGCAGCGGTCTCCACCTCGCGGACCCCGAGGTCGGTCTGGCATACGTGTTCGCGACGGCCTCTATGGCCTCTATCGGGCTTATCATGGCCGGCTACGCCTCGAACAACAAGTACTCCTTCCTCGGCGGACTGCGCGCGGTCGCACAGAACATCGCCTACGAGATCCCGCTCATCCTGACCGGTGCCTCGGTGGTCATCTTCGCCGGCTCGCTCCAGATGAGCGAGATCGTCGCAGCACAGACCCAGCCGCTCATCGGGCCGCTGCCCTCGTGGTACGCGTTCGTCAACCCCTTCGCGTTCGTGCTGTTCATGATCGCGAACCTCGCGGAGGTCGGCCGGAACCCCTTCGACATCCCGGAGGCCCCGACCGAGATCGTCGCCGGGTACCAGACGGAGTACTCCTCGGTGTACTTTGTCCTGATCTACCTCGGGGAGTTCATCCACATCTTCCTCGGCGGCGCGATCATCGCCACCATCTTCCTCGGCGGCCCGGCCGGGCCGGGACCGGCGAGCCTCGGCTTCATCTGGTTCATGGTCAAGATCTGGGGCGTCTTCCTGTTCACGCAGTGGGCGCGTTCGGCGATCCCGCGCGTGCGGATCGACCAACTCATCGAGATCGGCTGGAAGGGGATGTTGGTGCTCTCGCTCGCGAACCTGCTACTGACTGCGGTCATCGTCGGGGTGATCGCCTGA
- a CDS encoding NuoI/complex I 23 kDa subunit family protein, giving the protein MIGILKSMATTMKHALDGETFTVEYPEVAPEVSPRFRGVHKWSQERCIWCRQCENVCPNNTIQIVMDDQRNGEEYNLHIGQCIYCRLCEEVCPTDAILLTQNFEFTADTKDEFAYDKEQLKNVPWYKDIDPLESREPDRGAWIGEGEGEIDYQ; this is encoded by the coding sequence ATGATCGGCATCCTGAAATCCATGGCAACGACGATGAAACACGCCCTCGACGGGGAGACGTTCACGGTGGAGTACCCGGAAGTCGCCCCCGAGGTGAGTCCCCGCTTCCGCGGCGTCCACAAGTGGAGCCAGGAGCGGTGTATCTGGTGTCGGCAGTGCGAGAACGTCTGTCCGAACAACACCATCCAGATCGTGATGGACGACCAGCGAAACGGCGAGGAGTACAACCTCCACATCGGCCAGTGTATCTACTGTCGCCTCTGTGAGGAGGTCTGTCCGACCGACGCCATCCTGCTGACCCAGAACTTCGAGTTCACGGCGGACACGAAGGACGAGTTCGCCTACGACAAGGAGCAACTGAAGAACGTCCCCTGGTACAAGGACATCGACCCCCTCGAGTCCCGCGAACCCGACCGAGGCGCGTGGATCGGCGAGGGCGAAGGCGAAATCGACTATCAGTAG
- a CDS encoding NADH-quinone oxidoreductase subunit J, with product MGLYESIAFALFALVTVSSAAGVVLVRDVWHSALLLGVSLVSVAVFYVLNQAAFVATMQILVYVGGVLVLITFAVMLTREDESVIEVAR from the coding sequence ATGGGACTGTACGAGTCAATCGCGTTCGCGCTGTTCGCTCTGGTGACGGTGAGCAGTGCGGCAGGCGTCGTGTTAGTTCGGGACGTCTGGCACTCGGCGCTGTTACTGGGTGTGTCACTGGTCAGCGTCGCCGTGTTCTACGTCCTGAACCAGGCGGCGTTCGTCGCAACGATGCAAATTCTGGTGTACGTCGGGGGCGTCCTCGTCCTCATAACCTTCGCGGTGATGCTGACCCGCGAGGACGAATCCGTCATCGAGGTGGCACGATGA
- a CDS encoding proton-conducting membrane transporter gives MTNRPELNTEGNYVAGLAAVALFVVLGAVFVGVSFPTPAGFGEGAAITKSLGAAMFDIAPGALMGEGESAVPSEGFLVAFEVIDVVLVAALVGSIMLARREEAGDIVGLGVGDDDDDTAVAADGGEEVETGGDDA, from the coding sequence ATGACGAACCGACCGGAACTCAACACCGAAGGGAACTACGTCGCGGGACTCGCCGCGGTCGCGCTGTTCGTCGTCCTCGGAGCGGTCTTCGTCGGCGTCTCCTTCCCGACGCCGGCCGGGTTCGGTGAGGGTGCCGCCATCACGAAGAGTCTCGGCGCGGCGATGTTCGACATCGCGCCCGGCGCGCTGATGGGCGAGGGCGAATCGGCCGTGCCGAGCGAAGGGTTCCTCGTCGCCTTCGAGGTCATCGACGTCGTCCTCGTCGCCGCGCTGGTCGGCTCGATCATGCTGGCCCGCCGCGAAGAAGCCGGCGATATCGTCGGTCTGGGCGTCGGTGACGACGACGACGACACCGCCGTTGCCGCCGACGGCGGCGAGGAGGTCGAGACGGGGGGTGACGACGCGTGA
- the nuoK gene encoding NADH-quinone oxidoreductase subunit NuoK, whose protein sequence is MIPAQWYLLLSAAVFCIGLFGILTRRNALVFLMSVELMLNAANINFVAFSLQHGNLTGQVFSLFTMALAAAEVAVGVGIILVLYRNFTDVDVTKATTMRW, encoded by the coding sequence GTGATTCCCGCGCAGTGGTACCTGCTGCTCTCTGCGGCCGTGTTCTGTATCGGCCTCTTCGGTATCCTCACGCGGCGGAACGCACTCGTCTTCCTGATGTCCGTCGAGCTGATGCTGAACGCGGCGAACATCAACTTCGTCGCGTTCTCGCTCCAGCACGGCAACCTCACCGGACAGGTGTTCAGCCTGTTCACGATGGCGCTGGCCGCCGCCGAAGTGGCGGTCGGGGTCGGCATCATCCTCGTGCTGTACCGCAACTTCACAGACGTGGACGTGACGAAGGCGACGACGATGAGGTGGTAA
- the nuoL gene encoding NADH-quinone oxidoreductase subunit L has protein sequence MAAFTYAPAIVLLPFVSFLVALFAGDRMPKGGALAGIAATGGSLLLSIWVALTVAGGSVHNEFIYTWVAGVESLQFRFGLLLDPLSALMLLIVCLISFLVHIFSLGYMNDEDETGLPRYYSGLGLFTASMLGFVVANNLLMAFMFFELVGLCSYLLIGFWFREDGPPSAAKKAFLVTRFGDYFFLIGVVGIFATFGTGLFAPVTQGGEVVAESFPVLAEHAIVDGETEAIGMLDTVGLGPQAWFTVLGLLVLGGVIGKSAQFPLHTWLPDAMEGPTPVSALIHAATMVAAGVYLVARMYGFYALSPTALAVIALVGGFTALFAATMGLVKQEIKQVLAYSTISQYGYMMLALGSGGYVAAVFHLTTHAVFKALLFLGAGSVIIAMHHNENMWDMGGLKDEMPVTYYAFLSGSLALAGIVPFAGFWSKDEVLYEALIHGFGSEGGLGTAYLLAYAMGLLAVFFTGFYTFRMVFLTFHGDARSDTARNPHGVRWNVKGPLAVLGVLAATVGFINMKPVAELTGAHIDFLHAWLLGPEEGGWPAALNTGLHHYELLLEEVAGVGAGYPLGETTTLLASAAVSLGLALAGAGAATALYRGSSPTEHTDKLGGLKTLLMHNYYQDEYQVWLATGATYPLSRAMDKFDQGVVDGVVNGVSSVSLLGGSRMRRIQSGVVNNYATLLTLGLVLLLAVFGFVGGWF, from the coding sequence ATGGCTGCATTCACATACGCTCCGGCGATCGTGTTGCTCCCGTTCGTATCGTTCCTCGTCGCGCTGTTTGCCGGCGACCGCATGCCGAAAGGCGGTGCGCTCGCGGGCATCGCCGCGACGGGCGGTTCGTTACTGCTGTCTATCTGGGTCGCGCTGACCGTCGCGGGCGGCAGCGTCCACAACGAGTTCATCTACACGTGGGTCGCCGGCGTGGAGTCGCTGCAGTTCCGCTTCGGCCTCCTGCTCGATCCGCTCTCGGCGCTGATGTTGCTCATCGTCTGTCTCATCTCCTTCCTCGTCCATATCTTCTCGCTCGGGTACATGAACGACGAGGACGAGACCGGACTCCCGCGTTACTACTCCGGTCTCGGCCTCTTCACCGCGAGCATGCTCGGGTTCGTCGTCGCCAACAACCTGCTGATGGCGTTCATGTTCTTCGAGCTCGTGGGCCTGTGTTCGTACCTGCTCATCGGCTTCTGGTTCCGCGAGGACGGACCGCCGAGCGCCGCGAAGAAGGCGTTCCTCGTCACCCGCTTCGGTGACTACTTCTTCCTCATCGGCGTCGTCGGCATCTTCGCGACCTTCGGGACCGGGCTGTTCGCTCCCGTCACGCAGGGCGGCGAAGTGGTCGCCGAGAGCTTCCCGGTGCTCGCCGAACACGCCATCGTCGACGGGGAGACGGAGGCCATCGGCATGCTCGACACCGTCGGCCTCGGTCCGCAAGCGTGGTTCACGGTGCTCGGGTTGCTCGTCCTCGGTGGCGTCATCGGCAAGTCCGCGCAGTTCCCGCTTCACACCTGGCTCCCGGACGCGATGGAGGGTCCGACGCCCGTCTCCGCGCTCATCCACGCCGCGACGATGGTCGCGGCCGGCGTCTATCTCGTCGCTCGGATGTACGGCTTCTACGCGCTCTCGCCGACGGCGCTCGCGGTCATCGCGCTGGTCGGCGGTTTCACGGCCCTGTTCGCGGCGACGATGGGGCTCGTGAAACAGGAGATCAAGCAGGTGCTCGCGTACTCCACCATCTCCCAGTACGGCTACATGATGCTCGCGCTGGGTTCCGGCGGCTACGTCGCCGCCGTCTTCCACCTGACCACCCACGCCGTGTTCAAGGCGCTGCTGTTCCTCGGTGCCGGGTCGGTCATCATCGCCATGCACCACAACGAGAACATGTGGGACATGGGCGGCCTGAAAGACGAGATGCCGGTGACCTACTACGCGTTCCTCTCCGGGTCGCTGGCGCTCGCGGGGATCGTTCCGTTCGCCGGCTTCTGGTCGAAAGACGAAGTGCTCTACGAGGCGCTCATCCACGGGTTCGGCAGCGAAGGCGGCCTCGGGACGGCGTATCTCCTCGCGTACGCGATGGGGCTACTGGCCGTCTTCTTCACCGGCTTCTACACCTTCCGGATGGTGTTCCTCACCTTCCACGGCGACGCTCGTTCGGATACCGCGCGCAACCCCCACGGCGTTCGCTGGAACGTCAAGGGACCGCTGGCGGTGCTCGGCGTGCTGGCGGCGACGGTCGGGTTCATCAACATGAAGCCCGTCGCCGAGCTCACCGGCGCGCACATCGACTTCCTGCACGCGTGGCTCCTCGGACCCGAGGAGGGCGGCTGGCCGGCGGCGCTCAACACCGGACTCCACCACTACGAATTACTACTCGAAGAGGTCGCTGGCGTCGGCGCGGGATACCCGCTCGGCGAGACGACGACGCTGCTCGCTTCCGCCGCCGTCTCGCTCGGCCTGGCGCTCGCCGGTGCCGGTGCCGCGACGGCGCTGTACCGCGGTTCCAGCCCGACCGAGCACACGGACAAACTGGGCGGTCTGAAGACGCTACTCATGCACAACTACTACCAAGACGAGTATCAGGTGTGGCTCGCGACGGGTGCCACCTACCCGCTCTCGCGCGCGATGGACAAGTTCGACCAGGGCGTCGTCGACGGCGTCGTCAACGGCGTCTCCAGCGTCAGCCTGCTCGGCGGCAGCCGGATGCGACGGATCCAGTCGGGCGTCGTCAACAACTACGCGACACTGCTGACGCTCGGACTCGTGCTCCTGTTGGCGGTCTTCGGCTTCGTCGGGGGGTGGTTCTAG